One Flagellimonas sp. CMM7 genomic region harbors:
- a CDS encoding lipopolysaccharide assembly protein LapB has protein sequence MKYILLFFAAILVVSCQQESSFKTNKKDYNHYLAVEPVKTTSKYFELWNSKIKQDSLQLLSFGNVASEYNRFFQNTGDIQYLKKAEQALSRAVDIAAIGKAGYRRALARNYISQHRFKEALELAKSALDLGSGLKESQSLLFDIHLELGNYNEAEKYLDSIQNMSDFGYLIRLAKWNDHKGDLDTTIRLMEKAANKAESSKNRGLLIWSYTNLADYYGHAGRIDDSYKNYLKALGLDNQNAYAKKGIAWIVFSHERNGKEALRILDAVLEIHKSPDYYLLKAEIAEFIGDELLKTKAYDNYYTMVQNKAYGDMYNSYNIDFYLNELQANDKALELAKIEVENRPTPESYDLLAYSFFKKGEKEKALELVENHIVGKTFEPAILQHAAEIYKANGNKTRVVELKQVLLGAIYELGPTKENQILNL, from the coding sequence ATGAAATACATACTATTATTTTTTGCAGCCATTCTTGTCGTTTCTTGTCAACAAGAATCAAGCTTTAAAACGAACAAAAAAGATTACAATCATTACTTGGCAGTTGAACCGGTAAAAACGACTTCAAAATATTTTGAACTATGGAACTCTAAAATAAAGCAGGACAGTCTACAATTATTGAGTTTCGGTAATGTTGCAAGCGAGTACAATCGCTTTTTTCAAAACACAGGAGATATACAATATTTAAAAAAAGCAGAACAAGCACTTTCAAGAGCTGTGGACATAGCGGCAATTGGCAAAGCAGGATACAGAAGGGCGCTCGCACGCAACTATATTTCCCAGCACAGGTTTAAAGAAGCTTTGGAATTGGCCAAATCTGCGCTTGATTTGGGAAGTGGACTTAAAGAATCCCAAAGTTTATTGTTTGATATTCACTTGGAATTGGGCAATTATAATGAAGCAGAAAAATACCTGGACAGTATTCAAAACATGTCAGACTTCGGGTACTTAATTAGATTGGCAAAATGGAACGATCATAAAGGTGATCTGGATACTACAATCCGTTTAATGGAAAAAGCTGCTAACAAAGCAGAATCCTCAAAAAACAGAGGATTGTTAATATGGTCATATACCAATTTGGCAGATTATTATGGGCATGCTGGACGTATTGATGATTCATATAAAAACTATTTAAAAGCTTTGGGACTGGATAATCAAAATGCATATGCAAAAAAAGGAATTGCTTGGATAGTGTTCTCCCATGAAAGAAATGGAAAAGAAGCCCTTCGCATTCTGGATGCGGTTTTAGAAATCCATAAATCACCTGATTACTATTTGTTGAAAGCGGAAATTGCTGAATTCATAGGTGATGAATTACTTAAAACAAAAGCTTATGATAACTACTACACCATGGTGCAGAATAAGGCATATGGCGATATGTACAATAGTTACAACATAGATTTTTATTTGAATGAGTTACAGGCCAATGATAAAGCATTGGAATTAGCCAAAATAGAAGTAGAGAATAGGCCAACACCAGAGTCATACGATTTATTGGCCTATAGTTTTTTCAAAAAAGGAGAGAAAGAAAAAGCTTTGGAATTGGTTGAAAATCATATTGTTGGTAAAACATTTGAGCCAGCGATTTTGCAACATGCAGCTGAAATTTACAAGGCAAATGGAAACAAAACAAGAGTTGTAGAATTAAAGCAAGTGCTGCTAGGCGCTATCTATGAACTAGGACCAACCAAAGAAAACCAAATCCTCAACCTATAG
- a CDS encoding LETM1-related biofilm-associated protein has translation MNPSSSGWINKFGHLVQKEQASFPDFESLYQELKRNGFVYGIHLDIPSFIDVEHTLTEDEIAKINLLTALYFTFRFEKGKTDFELFVNTVFEYYQSLEVSKISFLNKILTGKQTESQLEKLIDTRIYLEGNAFNRAFGNSLTNSLLYVDILIFRIHLKGYSSIIEHAQLLEYVTINIAYHALNSKETNKADDKLIQLLASSLTYVNLDEAKIDGTYRDLLKQNFTSCEKDYFMDMACLTIWEDKSLDYTESDYILGLGIDLEKSEKEVKSALNFVKEFFEKNSAKVAYLNDKNLALQFYDGMSKNVSKLILRNSKRLKKELTESKELVSLLSKSAVKELNKEEKKKVQNQLLDIFKTIPSLAIFMLPGGAVLLPIFIKLIPKLLPSAFDDNRIKEN, from the coding sequence ATGAACCCCTCATCTTCTGGTTGGATTAATAAGTTTGGGCATCTTGTCCAAAAAGAACAAGCAAGCTTTCCTGACTTTGAAAGTTTGTACCAAGAATTAAAAAGGAATGGGTTTGTCTACGGTATTCATTTAGACATCCCTTCATTTATTGATGTAGAACATACATTGACCGAAGATGAAATTGCCAAAATCAATCTACTCACTGCTCTCTACTTTACCTTCCGGTTTGAAAAAGGGAAAACTGACTTTGAGCTTTTTGTAAACACTGTTTTTGAGTATTATCAATCTTTAGAGGTGAGTAAAATATCTTTTCTGAACAAGATATTGACCGGAAAACAAACGGAATCCCAATTAGAAAAACTCATAGATACTAGAATCTATTTAGAAGGGAATGCATTTAACAGAGCTTTTGGCAATAGTCTTACCAACTCATTGCTATATGTGGATATATTGATTTTTAGGATTCATCTTAAAGGCTATAGTTCAATAATAGAACATGCGCAGTTATTGGAATATGTAACTATTAACATTGCTTACCATGCGTTAAACTCAAAAGAAACAAATAAGGCCGATGATAAACTCATTCAGCTTTTAGCCTCCTCCTTAACATATGTGAACTTGGATGAAGCAAAAATTGATGGTACTTACAGAGATTTATTGAAGCAAAATTTCACATCTTGTGAAAAGGATTATTTTATGGATATGGCATGCTTGACCATATGGGAAGATAAGTCTTTGGACTATACAGAATCTGATTATATTTTGGGTCTTGGAATTGACTTGGAAAAGTCAGAAAAAGAGGTAAAATCGGCATTAAATTTTGTGAAAGAATTCTTTGAAAAAAACAGCGCCAAAGTTGCCTACTTAAATGACAAGAATTTGGCTCTTCAATTTTACGATGGCATGTCCAAAAACGTGAGTAAATTAATCTTAAGAAACAGCAAAAGATTAAAAAAAGAACTTACTGAAAGTAAAGAATTAGTTTCACTTTTATCCAAATCTGCAGTAAAAGAATTAAACAAAGAAGAAAAGAAAAAAGTTCAAAATCAGTTATTGGATATCTTTAAAACCATTCCTTCGCTGGCCATTTTTATGTTACCAGGTGGGGCTGTTTTATTGCCTATTTTTATTAAATTAATTCCTAAATTGTTACCATCCGCTTTTGATGATAATCGGATTAAAGAAAACTAG
- a CDS encoding LytTR family DNA-binding domain-containing protein, with protein MNVIIIEDEKPAARRLNRLLAELNVEVSKMLHSVEESIEWFQNNPHPDLIFLDIQLSDGLSFEIFDIIEVKSAIIFTTAFDEYALQAFKLNSIDYLLKPIDDEDLESAVKKYRDFKPESQKISVDFNDIKKLLVNPLEREYKKRFTVKVGQHLKIINADEVECFYSENKGTYAATSDGRNYLLDTTLEQLEGEVSPKNFFRVSRKFYVSINHIKDIISYTNSRLQVKLNHFNEQEIIVSRERVRDFKLWLE; from the coding sequence ATGAACGTAATCATTATTGAAGATGAAAAACCAGCAGCAAGAAGATTAAATCGCCTGCTTGCAGAATTGAATGTAGAAGTTTCCAAGATGCTTCATTCCGTTGAAGAATCAATCGAATGGTTTCAAAACAACCCGCATCCAGATTTAATCTTTTTGGACATTCAATTATCCGATGGTCTTTCATTTGAAATATTTGATATTATTGAAGTGAAAAGTGCAATCATTTTTACCACAGCTTTTGATGAATATGCACTTCAAGCATTCAAGTTAAATAGCATCGATTATTTGCTAAAACCTATCGATGATGAAGACCTTGAAAGTGCAGTGAAAAAGTACCGGGATTTTAAGCCGGAAAGCCAAAAAATTTCTGTTGATTTTAACGACATAAAAAAGTTGTTGGTCAACCCTCTGGAGCGCGAATACAAAAAACGATTTACGGTTAAGGTAGGACAACATCTAAAGATTATAAATGCCGATGAGGTGGAATGCTTTTACAGTGAGAACAAAGGTACGTATGCAGCAACATCTGATGGCAGGAATTATTTGCTGGATACTACACTAGAGCAGTTGGAAGGGGAGGTATCGCCAAAGAATTTCTTTAGGGTAAGCAGAAAATTTTATGTAAGCATAAATCATATAAAAGACATCATTTCTTACACGAATTCGAGGCTTCAAGTCAAGTTGAACCACTTTAATGAGCAAGAAATCATTGTGAGTAGAGAGCGAGTAAGAGACTTTAAGTTGTGGTTGGAATAG
- a CDS encoding 2TM domain-containing protein, translated as MKDLNEDKYTRAKRIIKKRKSFYSHLLSYCIVISILAYLNYSTTSFPWVIFPALGWGIGLISHWMCTYNYNPILGKNWEERKIREFMNREEF; from the coding sequence ATGAAAGATTTAAACGAAGACAAGTATACAAGAGCCAAGAGGATAATTAAGAAAAGGAAATCTTTTTATTCTCATTTATTGAGTTACTGTATTGTAATATCAATTTTAGCGTACCTCAATTATAGTACAACAAGTTTTCCATGGGTTATCTTTCCGGCTCTAGGTTGGGGAATAGGGCTAATTAGCCATTGGATGTGTACTTACAATTACAATCCAATATTAGGCAAAAACTGGGAAGAACGTAAAATAAGAGAATTTATGAACCGCGAAGAATTCTAG
- a CDS encoding 2TM domain-containing protein: MENFEKDKLKRAKKQVEELKGFYIHLAVYVAVNTFILINIYLRSDNFWEWGHFVTVFAWGIGLAFHASKVFDFNPIFGKKWEERQIQKYIEEDKKEMDKYK, encoded by the coding sequence ATGGAAAATTTTGAAAAGGACAAGCTAAAAAGGGCAAAGAAACAAGTTGAGGAGTTAAAAGGGTTCTATATTCACTTAGCTGTTTACGTTGCGGTAAATACGTTTATTCTCATAAATATTTATTTACGTTCGGATAATTTTTGGGAATGGGGTCATTTTGTAACAGTGTTTGCATGGGGGATAGGACTGGCGTTCCATGCTTCCAAAGTTTTTGACTTCAACCCTATTTTTGGTAAAAAATGGGAAGAGAGACAAATCCAAAAATATATAGAGGAAGATAAAAAAGAAATGGACAAATATAAATAA
- a CDS encoding 2TM domain-containing protein, producing MEKMETSMESAKKRVAKLKKFYSHLSIYIIINLILLGIKAYFLGYFAQNTDLSNWISWNMISTPIIWGIFLVIHATKVFSHPMVRKWEERQIQKYIEREKNDIPKF from the coding sequence ATGGAAAAAATGGAGACAAGTATGGAGAGTGCCAAAAAACGAGTGGCCAAGCTGAAAAAGTTTTATTCTCATTTATCTATTTACATAATTATTAACCTTATTCTTTTAGGCATTAAAGCCTATTTTCTAGGTTACTTTGCGCAAAACACGGATTTAAGCAATTGGATAAGTTGGAACATGATATCCACACCTATAATCTGGGGGATATTCTTGGTCATACACGCTACAAAAGTGTTCAGCCACCCTATGGTTAGGAAATGGGAAGAAAGACAGATTCAAAAATATATAGAAAGGGAAAAGAACGATATCCCTAAATTCTAA
- a CDS encoding 2TM domain-containing protein — MEDLNKKNRYIKAKERVDVLKKFYANLWTYIMVISALALINYLTNGFRYMWFLWAAFGWGIGVVFHAISTFNLNPFFGKGWEEKKIKQFMEDEESVKKWK; from the coding sequence ATGGAAGACTTAAATAAAAAAAATAGATATATAAAGGCAAAAGAGCGGGTAGACGTACTTAAAAAGTTCTATGCCAATCTTTGGACGTACATTATGGTGATTTCGGCCTTGGCCCTAATCAACTACTTAACCAATGGATTTAGATACATGTGGTTCTTATGGGCTGCTTTTGGATGGGGAATAGGAGTTGTTTTCCATGCTATAAGCACCTTTAATTTGAACCCATTCTTTGGTAAGGGATGGGAAGAAAAGAAGATTAAACAGTTTATGGAGGACGAAGAGAGTGTGAAAAAATGGAAATAG
- a CDS encoding DUF4331 family protein: MRKTTKYLTGIGALVLTTIALVAADHIDAPSSRGTTADIADFFAFEPSEGSDSTVFIVDLQSDVLPDLAYGSFDEDVLTEINIDLDGDLVEDQVIQTIARDGKMYFFGPVAPSATGLSSQVLTDAALGNVEISGSTPIVETTSDGVSLFAGPRQDPFFFDFFQFNAVISPEVDSALGGFFAPEEASDAFDGANTLSIAIEIPNSMLGTPTATNALGLNVYKTWVTTNKKQ, translated from the coding sequence ATGAGAAAAACAACTAAGTATTTAACAGGCATTGGGGCATTGGTCCTTACAACAATAGCGCTGGTGGCCGCGGATCATATAGATGCGCCTTCCTCTAGAGGAACCACCGCCGATATTGCTGATTTTTTTGCGTTTGAGCCAAGCGAAGGTTCGGATAGCACCGTTTTTATTGTTGATCTTCAATCTGATGTTTTGCCAGATCTCGCTTATGGCAGTTTTGATGAGGACGTACTTACAGAAATCAACATTGATTTGGATGGAGATTTGGTAGAAGACCAAGTTATTCAAACCATTGCAAGAGATGGTAAAATGTATTTCTTTGGCCCTGTTGCGCCATCTGCAACTGGATTAAGTAGTCAAGTTTTAACAGATGCCGCTCTCGGAAATGTAGAAATATCTGGATCTACACCTATCGTAGAAACTACGTCAGACGGTGTTTCTCTATTTGCGGGGCCTAGACAAGACCCTTTTTTCTTTGACTTCTTCCAGTTCAATGCGGTTATCTCTCCGGAAGTGGATTCCGCTCTAGGCGGATTTTTTGCCCCAGAAGAAGCATCAGATGCATTTGATGGAGCCAATACGCTTTCCATTGCCATTGAAATCCCTAATAGCATGCTGGGAACCCCAACTGCAACAAATGCGCTGGGCCTTAATGTATACAAGACTTGGGTAACAACGAACAAAAAACAGTAA
- a CDS encoding TonB-dependent receptor domain-containing protein, translating into MQIFLLCTLPVFCQTTFSGKIVDDLGKPISEAYIMNKTEKTFCYSNENGKFKLEDTKIGDLVEVGALGFKKELIPVTKEVSNDDLIIVMSEDAYQLKEVIVRPTLSILNEVVDVDLAITPVKSSQEILRKVPGLFIGQHAGGGKAEQMFLRGFDLDHGTDISINVDGMPVNMVSHAHGQGYADLHFLIPESIKSVDFGKGPYYAEKGNFNTAGYVDFETKTILNKNVAEIQLGSFGLKRGLGMINVLNTNKDKAYLASEIITSEGYFESPQDFERINLFGKYNHLFSTGSRLTVAANHFQSTWNASGQIPERAIISGLIGRFGSIDDTEGGTTSRTSINLGFSKAFENDIALKMAAFTSNYQFQLFSNFTFFLNDPDNGDQIKQKENRFVSGLNLNLSKTFDLENKLLTITTGTGLRNDRIKDNELSRTLNRNTTVQNVQLGNVTERNTYAFLSGKLKWNRWLFDLGLRLDAFTFEYSDFLQNSFTREKTGDMLFTPKINMAYTPNNKVQFYLKSGVGFHSNDTRVILQNTEQKLPKSYGADIGTIWKPTEEVLFNVALWTLHSDQEFVYVGDEGIVEPNGKSVRYGVDLGIRSQINEHVFLFADATYSHARSLEAKDGMDHIPLAPGFTLSGGLQLSKMKNFSGGLTYRYLGNRPANEDFSITADGYFVTDMSLNYAVNNNISLTFGIENMFNTKWKEAQFVTNSRLAGEEIAVEEIHFTPGTPFSVRTGLRYVF; encoded by the coding sequence ATGCAGATTTTTCTGCTATGCACGTTGCCCGTGTTTTGCCAGACCACTTTTTCTGGAAAGATTGTTGATGATTTGGGCAAACCAATTTCAGAAGCGTATATCATGAACAAAACTGAAAAAACATTTTGCTATTCCAATGAAAATGGAAAGTTTAAATTGGAAGACACCAAAATTGGTGATTTAGTTGAAGTTGGGGCCTTAGGATTTAAAAAAGAACTGATTCCGGTTACCAAAGAAGTTTCAAATGATGATCTCATCATTGTTATGAGTGAAGATGCATATCAACTTAAAGAAGTTATCGTGCGTCCTACTCTCAGCATACTAAACGAGGTAGTAGATGTAGATTTGGCAATAACTCCAGTTAAATCATCTCAAGAAATACTAAGAAAAGTACCAGGCTTATTTATTGGTCAACATGCAGGCGGAGGAAAAGCAGAACAGATGTTCCTCAGGGGTTTTGATTTAGATCACGGCACAGATATTAGTATAAATGTGGATGGAATGCCGGTAAACATGGTTTCCCATGCCCATGGTCAAGGTTATGCGGATTTACATTTTCTAATACCTGAAAGTATTAAAAGTGTAGATTTTGGAAAAGGACCGTATTATGCTGAAAAGGGAAATTTTAATACTGCTGGTTATGTGGATTTTGAAACCAAAACCATTTTGAATAAGAATGTGGCAGAGATACAACTTGGTAGTTTTGGATTAAAAAGAGGTTTAGGGATGATTAACGTTCTGAATACGAATAAGGACAAAGCATATCTTGCTTCTGAAATTATTACTTCTGAAGGGTATTTTGAATCGCCACAAGATTTTGAAAGAATTAATCTCTTTGGAAAATACAATCATTTATTTTCAACCGGTAGCAGATTGACAGTAGCTGCAAACCATTTTCAAAGTACTTGGAATGCTTCTGGACAAATTCCTGAAAGAGCTATTATTAGTGGATTGATAGGTAGATTTGGCAGTATAGATGATACCGAGGGCGGTACAACTTCGCGTACATCTATCAACCTTGGTTTTAGTAAGGCTTTTGAAAATGATATTGCTCTAAAAATGGCAGCATTTACCAGTAATTATCAATTTCAGTTATTTTCCAATTTCACATTTTTCCTAAATGATCCAGATAATGGGGATCAAATAAAACAAAAGGAAAATCGTTTTGTCTCAGGTCTAAATCTAAACCTTAGTAAGACTTTTGATTTGGAAAACAAACTACTGACCATTACAACTGGAACTGGTCTTAGGAATGACCGTATCAAGGATAACGAACTTTCCCGCACTCTCAACAGAAATACAACCGTTCAAAACGTTCAATTGGGCAATGTTACCGAAAGAAACACTTATGCGTTTTTGTCTGGAAAGCTTAAATGGAATCGTTGGTTGTTTGATCTAGGGCTTAGATTGGATGCATTTACATTTGAATATTCAGATTTTCTTCAAAATTCATTTACCAGAGAAAAGACAGGGGATATGCTTTTTACTCCCAAAATAAATATGGCTTATACACCGAATAATAAAGTTCAATTTTACTTGAAATCTGGCGTGGGATTCCATAGTAATGATACGAGGGTGATTTTACAAAACACTGAACAAAAGCTTCCAAAATCTTATGGAGCGGATATTGGAACTATATGGAAACCAACAGAAGAAGTATTGTTTAATGTGGCATTATGGACATTGCATTCAGACCAAGAGTTTGTTTATGTAGGTGATGAAGGGATAGTGGAACCAAATGGAAAATCTGTTCGTTATGGAGTTGATTTGGGAATACGTTCCCAGATAAACGAACATGTTTTTTTATTTGCTGATGCCACCTACAGCCATGCGCGAAGCTTGGAAGCCAAAGATGGTATGGACCATATTCCTTTGGCACCTGGTTTTACCTTATCAGGTGGTTTACAATTGTCAAAAATGAAGAATTTTTCGGGAGGATTGACCTATAGATATCTTGGAAATCGCCCCGCCAATGAAGATTTCTCAATTACAGCAGATGGTTATTTTGTAACCGATATGAGCTTAAATTATGCAGTTAACAATAATATCTCGTTAACCTTCGGTATAGAAAATATGTTCAATACAAAATGGAAAGAAGCACAATTTGTAACAAACTCAAGATTGGCTGGAGAAGAAATCGCTGTAGAGGAAATTCATTTTACCCCTGGAACACCATTCTCGGTTAGGACAGGGCTTAGATATGTTTTTTAG
- a CDS encoding OmpW family protein: MKKIGISLMVVLLSSMNFAIAQDQATNDNGSKWQFRLRGIVVTPDESADIAGIGGDASISTAFVPELDISYFFNENWSVELILATTKHDVEAVGTAAGDIDLGHVWLLPPTLTGQYHFTGGDFVPYLGAGLNLTLFYGVDEGPVADDVDYDTSIGYALQGGFDYMLNDKWFLNVDVKKLFLSTDATINATTALGATVDADVDINPWIIGFGVGVKL; this comes from the coding sequence ATGAAAAAAATAGGAATTTCTTTAATGGTAGTACTATTAAGTTCTATGAACTTTGCAATAGCACAGGACCAAGCAACAAATGACAACGGTAGTAAATGGCAATTTAGGTTACGGGGAATTGTTGTAACACCTGATGAAAGTGCAGATATTGCAGGTATAGGTGGTGATGCATCCATATCTACTGCTTTTGTGCCAGAGCTTGATATTTCTTATTTCTTTAATGAAAATTGGTCAGTGGAATTGATTTTAGCCACAACTAAACATGATGTTGAAGCTGTTGGAACTGCGGCGGGTGATATAGATTTAGGTCATGTATGGTTGCTTCCCCCAACTTTAACAGGGCAATACCATTTTACAGGTGGGGATTTTGTACCCTATTTAGGTGCGGGATTAAACCTAACCTTGTTTTATGGGGTTGATGAAGGTCCAGTAGCAGATGATGTAGATTATGACACTTCTATTGGTTACGCGTTACAGGGTGGTTTTGATTATATGCTCAATGATAAATGGTTTTTGAATGTTGATGTTAAAAAACTCTTTTTAAGCACAGACGCAACTATAAATGCAACTACCGCGCTTGGTGCAACAGTAGATGCTGACGTTGACATCAACCCATGGATTATTGGATTTGGAGTAGGAGTGAAATTATAG
- a CDS encoding 2TM domain-containing protein gives MNSFLKVLKLSLIITIFVAILSIFIFGNDDFSLENIKQQIVISFIFSFGLTAVNSYFHDFLNIRYKWEDKPKKRLWIGALGSLVLTLVVYGFLRFLIYFYFTGYSILEFIENEKEELDSYLAALVITLIASLFTHAFYFYRALQKKEVKKQKIIAGTASARFDALKNQLDPHFLFNSLNVLTSLIEEDPHQAQKFTTSLSKVYRYVLEQKNKDLVTVDEELNFARTYVRLLKMRFEDSIVFDIPDKSSMPEARIVPLSLQLLLENAVKHNVVTASRPLHITVSEEGGMLVVSNNLQEKQVVKKSSGVGLQNIKQRYEILTDRQVNIAKNTSSFSVAIPMLTTQLSVMQTQETHIAEKRYLKAKERMKAIKDFYTNLITYCIVIPFLWWLNLRTTDFLWALFPTIGWGFGVIAHGMEAHGYNPLWGKRWEERKIQELMDKDDF, from the coding sequence ATGAATAGCTTTTTGAAAGTTTTAAAGCTTTCTTTAATAATTACCATTTTTGTTGCCATTCTTAGCATTTTTATCTTTGGGAATGATGATTTTTCTTTAGAGAATATCAAACAACAAATAGTAATAAGCTTTATTTTCTCATTTGGTTTAACAGCAGTAAATTCTTATTTCCACGATTTTTTAAATATTCGTTATAAATGGGAAGATAAACCTAAGAAACGTTTATGGATAGGCGCCTTAGGGTCTCTTGTCCTTACACTGGTCGTTTATGGCTTTTTGCGTTTTTTGATTTATTTCTATTTCACAGGATATTCTATTTTAGAATTTATAGAAAATGAGAAAGAAGAGCTCGACTCGTACCTCGCGGCTTTAGTAATAACGTTGATTGCTTCCTTGTTTACCCATGCTTTTTATTTTTACCGTGCATTACAAAAGAAAGAGGTCAAAAAACAAAAAATCATTGCGGGTACGGCCTCAGCTCGTTTTGATGCACTTAAGAATCAATTGGACCCACACTTTCTCTTTAATAGTTTGAATGTGTTGACCAGTCTAATTGAAGAAGATCCACACCAAGCTCAAAAATTTACAACTTCATTATCCAAGGTCTATCGATATGTATTGGAACAGAAAAACAAAGATTTGGTTACTGTTGATGAGGAACTCAATTTTGCCAGAACCTATGTGAGGTTGCTTAAAATGCGTTTTGAGGACAGCATCGTTTTTGACATCCCCGACAAATCAAGTATGCCAGAAGCTAGGATAGTACCTTTATCCTTGCAGTTATTGCTTGAAAACGCTGTTAAGCATAATGTGGTCACTGCCTCTAGACCTCTTCATATTACAGTAAGTGAAGAAGGCGGAATGCTTGTGGTCAGTAATAATCTTCAGGAAAAGCAAGTAGTAAAGAAAAGCAGTGGTGTAGGGCTTCAGAATATAAAACAACGCTATGAGATTTTGACTGATAGGCAGGTGAACATTGCCAAAAATACCTCAAGTTTTAGTGTAGCCATACCTATGCTAACCACGCAACTATCTGTAATGCAAACGCAAGAAACACATATTGCTGAGAAACGCTATTTAAAAGCGAAGGAGCGTATGAAGGCGATAAAAGATTTCTACACCAACCTAATTACGTATTGTATCGTAATTCCTTTTCTGTGGTGGTTAAACTTAAGGACTACGGACTTTCTATGGGCTTTGTTCCCAACCATTGGTTGGGGGTTTGGAGTGATAGCGCACGGTATGGAAGCACACGGTTACAACCCGCTTTGGGGCAAACGTTGGGAAGAACGAAAAATCCAGGAATTAATGGACAAAGATGATTTTTAA
- a CDS encoding YciI family protein produces the protein MREFLLLIRSEEEPKASLSPEQMQQHIEKIGGYLKRLTEEGRMKSAQPLEMEGTMLSYKNGQIVDGPYNETKEIISGYYHLLAKDLDEAIAIAKQDPRFEEGIWRMEVRPIKRVEGIN, from the coding sequence ATGAGAGAATTTCTATTACTTATCAGAAGTGAGGAAGAGCCAAAAGCGAGTTTATCGCCAGAACAAATGCAACAGCACATTGAGAAAATTGGAGGGTATCTGAAAAGACTTACAGAAGAAGGCAGAATGAAATCTGCGCAGCCTTTGGAAATGGAAGGGACCATGTTGTCTTACAAAAATGGTCAAATTGTTGATGGGCCATACAATGAAACCAAAGAGATAATTTCTGGATATTACCACTTATTGGCGAAAGACTTAGATGAAGCAATAGCAATTGCCAAACAAGACCCTAGGTTTGAAGAAGGTATTTGGCGTATGGAGGTAAGACCGATAAAACGCGTAGAAGGCATTAACTAA
- a CDS encoding mechanosensitive ion channel family protein, protein MQDLTSYKTQILITVILLIIVLVLNSLSKRAIRRFGKTSAINMNNRKIIFYLSNLFFYGLAIVVITLIWGVNLQEFSVFISSTLAVVGIGFVAQWSILSNLTASVILFFSHPLRLGDRVRVMDKDFDWTGKVEDISGFYLFMRTDDGRKISIPTNLVIQKGIEILQPDEVVDTTQN, encoded by the coding sequence ATGCAGGATTTAACATCTTACAAGACTCAAATACTGATTACCGTTATCCTATTGATTATCGTTTTAGTATTGAATTCTTTGAGCAAAAGGGCAATACGGAGATTTGGTAAAACCAGCGCCATAAACATGAACAATAGAAAGATAATTTTCTATTTGAGCAATTTGTTTTTCTATGGGTTGGCCATTGTGGTCATTACTTTAATTTGGGGAGTGAACTTGCAAGAGTTCTCGGTTTTTATTTCCTCTACTCTTGCCGTAGTGGGCATTGGTTTTGTTGCCCAATGGTCCATACTTTCAAATTTGACCGCAAGTGTTATTTTGTTTTTTAGTCACCCCTTACGATTGGGAGATAGGGTTCGTGTAATGGACAAAGATTTTGATTGGACAGGAAAAGTAGAGGATATCAGCGGCTTTTACCTTTTTATGCGAACGGATGATGGAAGAAAAATTTCAATTCCAACCAATTTAGTAATCCAAAAGGGTATTGAAATTCTTCAGCCTGATGAAGTGGTGGATACAACTCAAAATTGA